A single Mytilus trossulus isolate FHL-02 chromosome 12, PNRI_Mtr1.1.1.hap1, whole genome shotgun sequence DNA region contains:
- the LOC134693299 gene encoding golgin subfamily A member 6-like protein 26 isoform X2: MSAGLILRLLIRQNIKMTDEDKREQHTLYFYNALLREAVFECLLEEWKNIETDKRTALKKEMDTDSVNSENEENKMRILQEWKKKENDTIAEENPTKTGPVITKIYYQKIAENPFKHAEGYVYQNPEKQNAKGKPKKKREIRREEKRRLTRTREEEKTIKEQFEAIDTLMENYSREVRIQWKKELKREQMTKMSWRERRRQLEKGMKTNKEEKEKVQIKMLINDIRNIDILDMLFPDDIDMEKEEEKEESKETQTNINVKIDEQREEKKKTVTERIRSFFMSLCCIKGQ; encoded by the exons ATGTCTGCAGGACTAATTCTTAGACTTCTAATAAG acaaaatataaaaatgacagACGAGGACAAAAGAGAGCAACATACTTTGTATTTCTACAACGCGCTTCTAAGGGAAGCTGTTTTTGAGTGTTTACTTGAGGAGTGGAAAAACATAGAGACTGACAAAAGGACAGCTTTAAAGAAGGAAATGG ACACGGATAGTGTGAATAGCGAAAACGAAGAGAATAAAATGAGGATCTTACAAGAATGGAAAAAGAAGGAGAATGATACGATCGCAGAAGAAAACCCGACAAAAACAG ggCCTGTTATTACAAAGATATACTACCAGAAGATCGCAGAAAACCCATTTAAGCATGCGGAAGGATATGTTTATCAG AATCCAGAAAAGCAGAACGCTAAAGGCAAACCCAAGAAGAAAAGAGAAATAAGGAGGGAAGAAAAAAGAAGGCTGACGAGAACCAGAGAGGAAGAAAAGACGATAAAGGAACAATTCGAAGCAATAGACACACTGATGGAAAACTATTCAAGGGAGGTTAGAATTCAGTGGAAAAAAGAACTGAAGAGAGAACAGATGACAAAGATGAGTTGGAGAGAGAGAAGACGACAATTAGAGAAAG gaatgaaaacaaataaagaagaaaaggaaaaagtacaaatcaaaatgttgataaatgATATCAGGAACATAGATATATTAGATATGCTGTTCCCAGATGATATCGATATGGAAAAGGAAGAAGAGAAAGAAGAAAGTaaagaaacacaaacaaatatcaatgtCAAAATCGATGAACAAagagaagaaaagaagaaaacagttaCAGAAAGAATTCGCTCATTTTTCATGTCACTGTGTTGTATTAAAGGACAGTAA
- the LOC134693299 gene encoding golgin subfamily A member 6-like protein 24 isoform X1, giving the protein MSAGLILRLLIRQNIKMTDEDKREQHTLYFYNALLREAVFECLLEEWKNIETDKRTALKKEMVDTDSVNSENEENKMRILQEWKKKENDTIAEENPTKTGPVITKIYYQKIAENPFKHAEGYVYQNPEKQNAKGKPKKKREIRREEKRRLTRTREEEKTIKEQFEAIDTLMENYSREVRIQWKKELKREQMTKMSWRERRRQLEKGMKTNKEEKEKVQIKMLINDIRNIDILDMLFPDDIDMEKEEEKEESKETQTNINVKIDEQREEKKKTVTERIRSFFMSLCCIKGQ; this is encoded by the exons ATGTCTGCAGGACTAATTCTTAGACTTCTAATAAG acaaaatataaaaatgacagACGAGGACAAAAGAGAGCAACATACTTTGTATTTCTACAACGCGCTTCTAAGGGAAGCTGTTTTTGAGTGTTTACTTGAGGAGTGGAAAAACATAGAGACTGACAAAAGGACAGCTTTAAAGAAGGAAATGG TAGACACGGATAGTGTGAATAGCGAAAACGAAGAGAATAAAATGAGGATCTTACAAGAATGGAAAAAGAAGGAGAATGATACGATCGCAGAAGAAAACCCGACAAAAACAG ggCCTGTTATTACAAAGATATACTACCAGAAGATCGCAGAAAACCCATTTAAGCATGCGGAAGGATATGTTTATCAG AATCCAGAAAAGCAGAACGCTAAAGGCAAACCCAAGAAGAAAAGAGAAATAAGGAGGGAAGAAAAAAGAAGGCTGACGAGAACCAGAGAGGAAGAAAAGACGATAAAGGAACAATTCGAAGCAATAGACACACTGATGGAAAACTATTCAAGGGAGGTTAGAATTCAGTGGAAAAAAGAACTGAAGAGAGAACAGATGACAAAGATGAGTTGGAGAGAGAGAAGACGACAATTAGAGAAAG gaatgaaaacaaataaagaagaaaaggaaaaagtacaaatcaaaatgttgataaatgATATCAGGAACATAGATATATTAGATATGCTGTTCCCAGATGATATCGATATGGAAAAGGAAGAAGAGAAAGAAGAAAGTaaagaaacacaaacaaatatcaatgtCAAAATCGATGAACAAagagaagaaaagaagaaaacagttaCAGAAAGAATTCGCTCATTTTTCATGTCACTGTGTTGTATTAAAGGACAGTAA